aaaatatcatattttaacttatttaattatttattttattttatttaaatttaaatttttacaaattaccgttaaatataagaatattttgttaaatatagaAATATTCAattaaagttaacattacaaaaagtaaaaaatatttaaaaccaataattatcattatatacacacttattatatatagatgatatatatatacactacaaATAAAGGTAACTTTTAGTGAcaactttttagtcacaacatatattttgtgtgactaaatgccacttttagtaacaacaaaaaattacttgtgactaaaaagtcctacttaatcacaagttgtcactaatgtagttttagtcacgacctattatttttagtgataaagtttgttgtgactaaaaatacatttagtgacaacaaattgtaatctttgtgactaatacttttagccaCGGACTTTTTAGTGATAACATAGGTATAATGATTTTTCCTTAGtcacaaattttttgtttttagtcacaaaatttattgtgactaaaactaagatttttcgtagtgatatttatatatagttcAAACAACATCAAATAGTATTGGGTATCAGTGCCAAATATTAATACTCGCGCTATCATAtcaatttaaaattattatatttgatttattatcattttatatgtcttttgaaaatttatttgaatatatattatGCTTAAATTCCTAATTAAACGGATCCACTTATTCTGAGAACTTATAATTTTTACGTATAGATAAGTCAAAACGAAATGTTCTGTAACTCATAATTAGTTAACTTAATGGCTGCTATTTGATGACCATTAATCAGGGGGCTAGTGcatatgtaatttttttagatAAGAGTTATTAGTTTGACCTAATTAATTTAATCCTCGAAACTAACACGACTTATTAATTATGGTTATTAGCAGCTAAATATTTTAGAAAGACATGCACAATTCATTATCCCTGCTGCCCCTAATTGTCTGGCTACTCAACAAATTATATTTCTTCCTGTAAAATTTCAATCGATGAATAGACAGTTTAAAAGTGTCATTTCTACAAAATTGTACTTAAATTATACAATATGACACTACAATTTTCGTAGAATTATTGTTGTTAAAAATAGACATGACACGACAATAACTCTCGAACCATCGTGCCACGTGGATTAAAACTTACACAAGACGACAGCTCGTTTATTATGTCGGACACCACCCCACCAGTGGAACCGATGCATATGCCTAGGGATGTAACCTGGATTTTCAATTtctaaaattttatattattatatttttatatttcttCTAGATATTTTTTCTAcatgcactactacaaaataccctttacgggacacttttttaggactcgcacataAATGctagtccttaaaaatatttctggagtttttaggacactcattgggagtcctgaaaaaacacaatttagggctcgtaatgagtgtcctaaaaaaatatgtgagtcctaaaaaaatctgggctaaaaaatgagtgttttacttaataattttaaggacttgctttgggagtccttaatactcttttaggactagctttgcgagtcctaaaaacacctGAGTTGAAAAATTAGGAATGATGACTTTTAAGGATttgctttgcgagtcctaaaagagtattaaggactctcaaAGCAAGTCCTTCAAATTGTTGTTAAGTAAAAGAgcattttttttatctaaataaaatttgtatagttgtgatttttaaaattattttttataatattagagTATAAAATTGGGAGTTTtataatcacattttttttttatctaaataatataatctgatttttatttataaaataaaatataataaatataattcccAAATCCCTttctccctccctccctccctACCCGATCCTTACgttcctttctccctctctctcgcATGCTCTCTGTTAGGCCGAACGACGGCGGTAGGGCTCGGGGAATGGTGGTCGACGGCGGCAGGGGGGTCGGGGTCGGGCTGTTCGGCGGCAGGGGGCTCGGGGCTGGGCTCGACAACAACGGCTGATGGTTGGGGGCTGGGCTCGACGGCGGGTGGGGGTTCTCGGGCTTGGGCTCGACGGCGCAGGGGCTGGGCAGAGGGCTGGGCTCGACGGCGGGTGGGGGTTCTCGGGTCTGGGCTCGACGGCGCAGGGGCTGGGCAGAGGGCTGGGCTCTCCTATCTCTCCATGAACACAAACCCATTTCAGCTCAAGATCTATTCCATTTTCAAGTTTGTATTTTTATTGAACAtttttattgaatagttttatttctgctctctttgtctctctcggctccctctctctctatctctcactcaTCTCTTTTTTGCATTTCTTAACTATATCTATTTAAACCAAAATTTTGCAGATTAACACATGCAATGGAAGGCACTGTGGAGATACCTTCACTGGTCCTAATAAGCCCAACAAGCCTTCTATTTGGACTGCTCAGTAAGTATATGTACTTGTTAACTATGACCAAATTTTAAAGTTTATTAAGCTTGGTGTGTTCCTGGAGATAGAATCTGATGCCCAACTTTTCATGCACTTACAGATACAGAGTTTTCGGAGACCCTCCTTCTCAAAGAGCAGCAGAAGACATTGCATACTTGGTTGCCCGGTTTTTCTCCAAGAATGGAACTTTGAACAACTACTATATGGTATAAAAATGAATCTTGTTCTGATGTAATAGGCAGACTCTCTTGTATTTTGGTAGTAATAATGGCTTTCATTAAAAAATTGCAGTACCATGGTGGGACTAATTTTGGTAGAACAAGTGCTGTTTTCACCACAACTAGATACTATGATGAAGCTCCTCTTGATGaatatggtaaaaaaaaaatggtcTCCATGGATTGAAGAAGGGTTGTTAATATAGTTGATCAATCTAATTTTGTTACTCTTTATGCAGGTTTACAAAGGGAGCCTAAGTGGAGTCACCTAAGAGACTTACACAAGGCTTTGAATCTATGCAAGAAGGCTTTACTTTGGGGAACTCCTGGAGTCCAAAGGTTGGGCAAGCACACTGAGGTAATAAGTTTTTCTAAGTGAAAATAAATGGAGTTTAGAACAAATTATGTGTCATCATATCCATTTAAATGACAGAAGATTAAGCCGTTCATTTATGCAGGTTCGGCTTTATGAGAAGCAAGGAACATCCATCTGTGCTGCTTTTTTAACCAACAACAGCACCAAAGGGGCACACACTGTGAAATTTAGGGGTGATATCTTTTACCTGCCACCAAGGTCCATAAGCATTCTTCCTGATTGCAAGAATGTGGTCTACAACACTCAAATTGTAAGTAGTTATCATTTACATAATCTCCAATTCATATTCCATAAGAAAAAAGCCTCTCATATATATAGTTTTTCCTTGTCTCAAAACAGATTGTATCACAACATAATGCAAGGAACTATGTCAGAGTGAAAGAAACCAAAAATCTTAAATGGAAGATGTCTCCAGAGCCCATTCCAAATGTCCATCAAATGAATATCAGTAACAAAATACCAAATGAGCTCTATGGCATGCTTAAAGATACCACAGACTATGGATGGTACACCACCAGGTAATTTTCATGGCTCTAATTTAAGTGATCTCTCAGTCTCTCAGCATTGCCTCTGCAGATTAACTCTAATGTGATTAAGTATTTTAATTGCAGCATTGAACTAAGTCGGCATGACTTGCCAATGAGGCCTGATATTCTACCTGTTATAAGAGTTGCAAGTCTTGGCCATGCACTGCATTCATTTGTTAATGGTGAATATATTGGTAAGCCAAATCCACACAGTAACTCACTTATTACATAGAATcaactgagagagagagagagagagagagtgaataaGATTTTACAACTAAGACAAGAGGCTTCTGGTTTCAGGATCTGCACATGGGAGTCATGAAGAGAAGGGATTTGTTTTCCAAAAAGCCATAACCTTAAAGCCCGGGACTAACCATATAGCATTGTTGGGCATGACAGTTGGACTCCCTGTAAGGAACTCATAACTTAATTAAGTAACTCACTCACTCACTGATGAAATTTAACTCAAGTCACTGAAAAACCAGTTTGTATTCTTTTTAATTTTAAGGATAGTGGAGCCTACATGGAGCACAGATATGCAGGGCCCCGAGCTGTCACAATCCTTGGTTTGAACACTGGAACAATCGATCTGACACAAAATGGTTGGAGGCATCAGGTAAAAACAACTAAACCAATATCATAACAGTAGGTTTTGATCAAATGGACAAGTTTATTGACCAAATTGGTGCGTTTTTCAGGTTGGTCTGACTGGAGAAATGAATCATGTGTTTGCTGACAAAGGAACAAAGAAGGTTGAGTGGACTCAAGTAAAAGAAGAAGGACCAGCTCTCACTTGGTACAAGGTAAAAAGTTCGAACCTTTCTAATCTTGACAGCAAAAACTCATACATTTATACACACATGCACATATTTATATTAATCTTTCAAATTGGCATGGttttggttttctttttaattaatcttACTCTCTTTGCATGTAAATGTGTTTTTGGTGGATTGAGTTTGTTTCTTCTTAGTAGTGATTATAGGTTCCGTTTCGTGAAATAGGTGTAATTGTGGGGAGGATTTTGATTAAGTTATATGTTAAAATTGATCGTATTTACAATG
This genomic interval from Humulus lupulus chromosome 8, drHumLupu1.1, whole genome shotgun sequence contains the following:
- the LOC133794957 gene encoding beta-galactosidase 11-like, encoding MNNDLWYGPLAPQYLSQTTIYSSPTGKMPDSTGNIMIWINKTRNSTLPPLINAMEIYVLKELSQQETDQADVDAILNIKMVYEVKRNWQGDPCAPMTYVWDGLQCSYDDANSSHRITSLNFSSSGLVGEISPFIASLTMLQNFVDANVMVNQNSSSPSNETSSSSSPGYWERKSTLGAGLDGGWGFSGLGSTAQGLGRGLGSTAGGGSRVWARRRRGWAEGWALLSLHEHKPISAQDLFHFQINTCNGRHCGDTFTGPNKPNKPSIWTAQYRVFGDPPSQRAAEDIAYLVARFFSKNGTLNNYYMYHGGTNFGRTSAVFTTTRYYDEAPLDEYGLQREPKWSHLRDLHKALNLCKKALLWGTPGVQRLGKHTEVRLYEKQGTSICAAFLTNNSTKGAHTVKFRGDIFYLPPRSISILPDCKNVVYNTQIIVSQHNARNYVRVKETKNLKWKMSPEPIPNVHQMNISNKIPNELYGMLKDTTDYGWYTTSIELSRHDLPMRPDILPVIRVASLGHALHSFVNGEYIGSAHGSHEEKGFVFQKAITLKPGTNHIALLGMTVGLPDSGAYMEHRYAGPRAVTILGLNTGTIDLTQNGWRHQVGLTGEMNHVFADKGTKKVEWTQVKEEGPALTWYKVYIETHFFGVILDNIDG